One region of Aurantimonas sp. HBX-1 genomic DNA includes:
- a CDS encoding isoprenylcysteine carboxylmethyltransferase family protein codes for MALGRYQRQRKLALFAILFAAFMALLFVGSAWPEEMHESVEMAGLALIVIGIAGRIWCTLYIGGRKAAEIVAEGPYSMSRNPLYVFSSIAAGGAGAATGSIVLGLVFAIGCAAAFRIVILREEAYLRDAFGTSFDSYVTRVPRFLPDISLFRDAPTITVDMALVYRTLGDGLVFFLAVPFFETVEMLQAGGYLPVLLRLY; via the coding sequence ATGGCCCTTGGACGATACCAGCGACAGCGCAAGCTGGCGCTCTTTGCGATTCTCTTCGCCGCCTTCATGGCGCTGCTCTTCGTCGGCTCGGCTTGGCCGGAGGAGATGCACGAATCGGTCGAAATGGCAGGCCTGGCGCTGATCGTCATCGGCATTGCCGGCCGGATCTGGTGCACCCTCTACATCGGCGGGCGCAAGGCCGCCGAGATCGTCGCCGAGGGTCCCTACTCGATGTCGCGCAATCCGCTCTACGTGTTTTCCAGCATCGCCGCCGGCGGCGCCGGGGCGGCCACGGGCAGCATCGTCCTCGGCCTCGTCTTCGCGATCGGCTGCGCCGCGGCGTTCCGGATCGTCATCCTGCGGGAGGAGGCCTATCTCCGCGACGCCTTCGGAACGTCGTTCGACAGCTACGTCACCCGCGTGCCGCGCTTCCTGCCGGATATCTCGCTGTTCCGGGACGCGCCGACGATCACCGTCGACATGGCGCTGGTCTACCGGACGCTGGGCGACGGGCTGGTCTTCTTCCTGGCCGTGCCGTTCTTCGAAACGGTGGAGATGCTGCAGGCGGGGGGCTATCTGCCGGTGCTGCTGCGGCTCTATTGA